A window from Rhea pennata isolate bPtePen1 chromosome 1, bPtePen1.pri, whole genome shotgun sequence encodes these proteins:
- the LRRC4 gene encoding leucine-rich repeat-containing protein 4 — translation MKLLWQVTVHHTWKAALFVYLTVHAWILCAAAASPGPQSCPSVCSCSNQFSKVVCTRRGLSEVPQGIPSNTRYLNLMENNIQLIQADTFRHLHHLEVLQLGRNSIRQIEVGAFNGLASLNTLELFDNWLTVIPSGAFEYLSKLRELWLRNNPIESIPSYAFNRVPSLMRLDLGELKKLEYISEGAFEGLYNLKYLNLGMCNIKDMPNLTPLVGLEELEMSGNNFPEIKPGSFHGLKSLKKLWIMNSQISLIERNAFDDLTALVELNLAHNNLSSLPHDLFAPLRYLVELHLHHNPWDCDCDILWLSWWLREYIPTNSTCCGRCHAPLHMRGKFLVEVDQTSFQCSAPFIMDAPMDLNISEGRVAELKCRTPSMSSVRWLLPNGTVLSHASSHPRISVLNDGTLNFSHVLLTDTGVYTCMVTNVAGNSNASAYLNVSTAELNTSNYSFFTTVTVETTEISPEDISPKFTKPVPTTSTGYQPAYTTTTTVLIQTTRTPKQVAVPTADSNDKMQTSLDEVMKTTKIIIGCFVAVTLLAAAMLIVFYKLRKRHQQRSTVTAARTVEIIQVDEDIPAAAAAASAAPTSVSGEGAVVLPTIHDHINYNTYKPAHGAHWTENNLGNSLHPPVTTLSEPYIIQTHTKEKVQETQI, via the coding sequence ATGAAGCTCTTGTGGCAGGTAACTGTGCACCACACCTGGAAAGCTGCCCTTTTTGTCTACCTCACGGTACACGCGTGGATCCTGTGCGCAGCGGCCGCCTCGCCCGGACCCCAAAGCTGCCCCTCGGTCTGCTCGTGCAGTAACCAGTTCAGCAAAGTGGTCTGCACGCGCCGTGGCCTGTCCGAGGTCCCCCAGGGGATCCCCTCCAACACCCGGTACCTCAACCTCATGGAGAACAACATCCAGCTGATCCAGGCGGACACCTTCCGCCATCTGCACCACCTGGAAGtcctgcagctgggcaggaaCTCCATCCGCCAGATCGAGGTAGGGGCTTTCAACGGGCTGGCCAGCCTCAACACCCTGGAGCTGTTCGACAACTGGCTCACGGTCATCCCCAGCGGGGCCTTCGAGTACCTGTCCAAGCTGCGGGAGCTGTGGCTGAGGAACAACCCCATCGAGAGCATCCCCTCGTACGCCTTCAACCGGGTGCCCTCCCTCATGCGCCTGGACCTGGGCGAGCTCAAGAAACTGGAGTACATTTCCGAGGGGGCTTTCGAGGGATTATACAACCTGAAATACCTTAATCTGGGGATGTGTAACATTAAAGACATGCCAAACCTCACGCCCttggtggggctggaggaacTAGAGATGTCGGGGAATAATTTCCCCGAGATCAAACCGGGCTCTTTCCATGGGTTAAAGTCGCTCAAAAAACTCTGGATTATGAACTCGCAGATCAGCCTGATCGAGCGCAACGCCTTCGACGACCTCACCGCGCTGGTGGAGCTCAACCTGGCCCACAACaacctctcctccctgccccacgaCCTCTTTGCCCCGCTGCGGTACCTGGTGGAGCTGCACTTGCACCACAACCCTTGGGATTGCGACTGCGACATCCTCTGGCTGTCGTGGTGGCTGCGGGAGTATATCCCCACCAACTCCACCTGCTGCGGGCGCTGCCATGCCCCCCTGCACATGCGAGGGAAGTTCCTGGTGGAGGTGGACCAGACCTCCTTCCAGTGCTCGGCGCCCTTTATCATGGACGCCCCGATGGACCTCAACATCTCCGAGGGGCGGGTGGCCGAGCTCAAGTGCCGAACTCCTTCCATGTCCTCCGTTAGGTGGTTGCTGCCTAACGGGACGGTCCTGAGCCACGCGTCCAGCCACCCGCGGATCTCCGTCCTCAACGACGGCACCTTGAACTTCTCCCACGTGTTGCTGACGGACACCGGGGTTTACACGTGCATGGTGACGAACGTGGCGGGGAACTCCAACGCCTCGGCCTACCTCAACGTGAGCACGGCCGAGCTCAACACCTCCAACTACAGCTTCTTCACCACCGTCACGGTGGAGACCACGGAGATCTCCCCGGAGGACATCTCCCCCAAGTTCACCAAGCCCGTGCCCACGACGTCGACGGGGTACCAGCCGGCgtacaccaccaccaccaccgtgCTGATCCAGACCACGCGGACGCCCAAGCAGGTGGCGGTGCCCACCGCGGACTCCAACGACAAGATGCAGACCAGCCTCGACGAGGTGATGAAGACCACCAAGATCATCATCGGCTGCTTCGTGGCGGTGACGCTGCTGGCCGCAGCCATGCTGATCGTCTTCTACAAGCTCCGCAAGCGGCACCAGCAGCGCAGCACCGTGACGGCCGCCCGGACGGTCGAAATCATCCAGGTGGACGAGGAcatccccgccgccgcggccgccgccagcGCGGCTCCGACCAGCGTATCAGGTGAGGGGGCAGTTGTGCTGCCCACAATTCATGACCATATTAACTACAACACCTACAAACCGGCACACGGGGCCCACTGGACAGAGAACAACCTGGGGAACTCGCTGCACCCCCCCGTAACCACCCTCTCTGAACCCTATATAATTCAGACCCACACCAAGGAGAAAGTACAGGAAACtcaaatatga